One window of the Chryseobacterium sp. CY350 genome contains the following:
- the metH gene encoding methionine synthase, whose translation MKYLKLSGLEPLIITPESNFINVGERTNVAGSKKFLRLIKEEKFSEALDIARDQVDGGAQILDVNFDDGLIDGKASMIKFLNLIGSEPDISKIPIMVDSSKWEILEAGLQVVQGKCVVNSISLKEGKEEFVKHAKAIKRYGAAVIVMAFDEVGQADNYERRLEITQRSYDILVNEVKFPAEDIIFDLNIFPVATGMDEHRRNAIDFIEATRWVRQNLPYASVSGGVSNVSFSFRGNDTVREAMHSVFLYHAIQAGMNIGIVNPALLEVYDQINKELLELVEDVILDKREDATERLLDYSERNKSVKKEKVEELEWRTYPLQERITHSLVKGIDRFIEEDVEEARLQSARPLHVIEVNLMTGMGVVGDLFGAGKMFLPQVVKSARVMKRAVAYLQPFIEAEKDVAQKPNGKILMATVKGDVHDIGKNIVSVVLGCNNYDIVDLGVMVPAEKIIQAAIDHNVDVIGLSGLITPSLDEMVYIASELERQNLNFPLLIGGATTSKAHTAVKIDLKYKNAVVHVNDASRAVNVVSSLLGDRNKEYVDDLKSDYSDFREKFLNRQIDKNYVSIEDARKDKFKIDWENEEIFTLNNLGIQVFENQDLEELIPFIDWSPFFRSWDLHGKYPNIFDDEVVGEQAKELFADGQKILKKIVDEKRLVAKAIFGIFKANSNETDDILIYDENDQEKVKFLTLRQQVQKSKGKDYIALSDFIAPKSSGKTDYMGAFCVCTGFGTDELSDQYEKDNDDYNAIMVKAIADRFAEAYAEFLHKKVRTEYWGYANQENLSNEDLIAEKYKGIRPAPGYPACPDHLEKHAIWDLLKVEENIGVYLTESLAMFPTAAVSGYYFGSPHAKYFGLGKISEDQLKEYSVRKGISLQEARKWLNPNLADGI comes from the coding sequence ATGAAATATTTAAAATTATCAGGGCTCGAACCTCTGATTATTACTCCGGAATCGAATTTCATCAACGTTGGTGAAAGAACTAATGTTGCCGGATCTAAAAAGTTTTTAAGATTAATTAAAGAAGAAAAATTCTCTGAAGCTTTAGATATCGCAAGAGATCAGGTTGACGGCGGAGCTCAGATTCTTGACGTCAATTTTGACGACGGTTTGATCGACGGAAAAGCTTCCATGATTAAATTTCTGAACCTTATCGGTTCCGAACCTGATATTTCCAAAATTCCGATCATGGTCGATTCTTCCAAATGGGAAATATTGGAAGCGGGTTTACAAGTTGTTCAGGGAAAATGTGTGGTGAATTCCATCAGTTTGAAAGAAGGAAAAGAAGAGTTCGTAAAACACGCCAAAGCGATCAAAAGATACGGAGCGGCGGTGATTGTTATGGCTTTTGATGAGGTCGGACAAGCCGATAATTATGAAAGAAGACTGGAAATCACCCAGCGTTCTTATGATATTTTGGTGAATGAGGTTAAATTTCCCGCTGAAGATATTATTTTCGATTTAAATATATTCCCCGTTGCAACCGGAATGGACGAACACCGTCGCAACGCAATCGATTTCATTGAAGCCACACGTTGGGTAAGACAAAATCTTCCTTACGCTTCGGTGAGTGGAGGGGTTTCCAATGTCTCGTTCTCGTTCCGTGGAAATGATACCGTACGTGAGGCGATGCACTCGGTTTTCCTTTATCACGCAATTCAGGCTGGAATGAATATCGGAATTGTAAATCCTGCATTGCTCGAGGTCTATGATCAGATTAATAAGGAACTTCTTGAGCTTGTAGAAGATGTAATTCTCGACAAAAGAGAAGATGCGACCGAGAGGCTTTTAGATTATTCTGAACGGAATAAATCGGTTAAAAAAGAGAAAGTTGAGGAGCTTGAATGGCGAACTTATCCTTTGCAGGAAAGAATTACCCATTCTTTGGTAAAAGGTATTGACCGTTTTATCGAAGAAGATGTAGAAGAAGCCAGACTGCAGTCGGCAAGACCGCTTCACGTTATCGAAGTCAATCTGATGACCGGAATGGGCGTTGTCGGTGATTTATTTGGTGCCGGGAAAATGTTTCTTCCGCAGGTGGTAAAATCTGCCCGTGTCATGAAAAGAGCGGTCGCTTATCTGCAACCGTTTATCGAAGCGGAAAAAGATGTAGCTCAGAAACCCAACGGAAAAATCTTGATGGCAACTGTAAAAGGTGATGTTCACGATATCGGAAAAAATATTGTGAGCGTAGTGTTGGGTTGTAATAATTACGATATTGTCGATTTGGGAGTGATGGTTCCTGCCGAGAAAATTATTCAGGCAGCGATTGATCACAATGTCGATGTCATCGGTCTTAGCGGATTGATTACGCCGAGTTTAGATGAAATGGTGTATATCGCCTCAGAACTAGAAAGACAGAATTTAAATTTTCCTTTATTGATCGGTGGTGCGACGACTTCTAAAGCACATACTGCCGTAAAAATTGATTTAAAATATAAAAATGCAGTGGTTCACGTGAATGATGCTTCCAGAGCGGTTAACGTGGTAAGTTCATTGTTGGGAGATAGAAATAAAGAATATGTTGATGATTTGAAAAGTGATTATTCAGATTTCCGTGAAAAGTTTTTGAACAGGCAGATTGATAAAAACTATGTTTCCATTGAAGATGCCCGAAAAGATAAGTTTAAAATCGATTGGGAAAACGAAGAAATTTTCACTTTAAACAATTTGGGAATTCAGGTTTTCGAAAATCAGGATTTGGAAGAATTGATTCCTTTTATCGACTGGTCGCCGTTTTTCAGAAGCTGGGATCTGCACGGGAAATATCCGAATATTTTTGATGATGAAGTGGTGGGCGAACAAGCGAAAGAATTATTTGCAGACGGTCAGAAAATTTTAAAGAAAATTGTTGATGAAAAACGATTAGTTGCCAAAGCAATTTTTGGAATCTTTAAAGCCAATTCAAACGAAACTGATGATATTTTGATTTACGATGAAAATGATCAGGAAAAAGTTAAGTTTTTGACTTTAAGACAACAGGTTCAGAAATCGAAAGGTAAAGATTACATTGCATTAAGTGATTTTATTGCTCCAAAAAGTTCAGGAAAGACCGATTACATGGGTGCTTTCTGCGTTTGTACAGGTTTCGGAACGGATGAATTGTCGGATCAGTATGAAAAAGACAACGACGATTACAACGCGATTATGGTAAAAGCAATTGCCGACCGTTTTGCAGAAGCTTATGCAGAATTTTTACATAAAAAAGTACGTACAGAATATTGGGGTTACGCCAATCAGGAAAATTTAAGCAACGAAGATTTAATTGCTGAGAAATACAAGGGAATTCGTCCCGCTCCGGGTTATCCTGCCTGTCCGGACCATTTGGAAAAACATGCGATTTGGGATTTGTTGAAAGTTGAAGAAAACATCGGCGTTTATCTCACTGAAAGTTTAGCGATGTTCCCGACAGCTGCTGTTTCAGGTTATTATTTTGGAAGTCCGCACGCCAAATATTTCGGATTAGGAAAAATTTCAGAAGACCAGTTGAAAGAATATTCTGTAAGGAAAGGAATTTCTCTGCAGGAAGCCAGAAAATGGCTGAACCCGAATTTGGCAGATGGAATTTAG
- a CDS encoding Fic family protein, with protein sequence MKNIKILENLIEIKSIDEKKKSIDSNRPFSNELENKIFQKLKLDWNYNSNAIEGNQLSYGETIAFLNFGLTAKGKPFKDHLDIKGHNEAIGFMLQLIKENRPLSESDIKDLHKIILVEPYFSKTISPQGIEFEKEIKIGQYKTSPNHVKTVSGDIHYYTNPEEVAFEMNNLLEWYRNAEEENLHPIVISAIFHHKFTSIHPFDDGNGRLARILSNFILLKHQYPVIVIKNKHKIQYYSALNIADNGIYEDLVKLFAENIGFSLDIMQKAINGENINEADDLDKEIELFVKEMEIHNTNIVDVIKDKDFLIDTYIKGLFDYLSPKLSKFESLFQESYLFFSETKFLINDYKSLIDRIKEDNELLLNDDFTISIVFDDHVNYEFNVDLDITITIKKKTLKYFVKEEHSSYDEAMLESYLYRNTVFSKIYSYDSEKESIYNEVTKGVVNYLIDFIKNKTKQG encoded by the coding sequence ATGAAAAATATCAAAATATTAGAAAATTTAATTGAAATAAAATCAATTGATGAGAAAAAAAAATCGATTGATTCTAACCGACCATTTTCTAATGAGTTGGAAAATAAAATTTTTCAGAAATTAAAATTAGATTGGAATTACAATTCAAATGCAATCGAAGGAAATCAGTTGAGTTATGGTGAAACAATCGCTTTTTTAAACTTTGGTTTGACGGCTAAAGGAAAACCTTTCAAAGATCATTTAGATATTAAAGGTCATAATGAAGCGATTGGTTTCATGTTGCAATTAATTAAAGAAAATCGTCCGCTTTCGGAAAGTGATATTAAGGATTTGCATAAAATAATTTTAGTTGAACCTTATTTTTCAAAAACTATTTCGCCACAAGGAATTGAATTCGAAAAAGAAATAAAAATTGGACAATATAAAACCTCACCAAACCATGTAAAAACAGTTTCCGGTGATATTCATTATTATACCAATCCTGAAGAGGTTGCTTTTGAAATGAACAATCTTTTGGAATGGTACAGGAATGCCGAGGAAGAAAATCTACATCCAATTGTTATTTCTGCAATTTTTCACCACAAGTTTACTTCGATTCATCCATTTGATGATGGAAACGGACGTTTAGCAAGAATTCTAAGCAATTTTATTTTGCTTAAACATCAATATCCAGTTATTGTAATTAAAAATAAACACAAAATTCAATATTATTCTGCATTGAATATTGCTGATAATGGAATCTACGAAGATTTAGTAAAACTATTTGCCGAAAATATTGGATTTAGTCTTGATATCATGCAGAAAGCAATTAATGGAGAAAATATTAATGAAGCAGATGATTTGGATAAGGAGATTGAATTGTTTGTCAAAGAAATGGAAATTCATAACACTAATATTGTTGATGTAATAAAAGATAAAGATTTTTTGATTGATACTTACATAAAGGGACTTTTTGACTATTTGTCACCTAAATTAAGCAAGTTTGAAAGTCTTTTCCAAGAATCATACTTATTTTTTTCTGAAACTAAATTTCTGATAAATGATTATAAATCTTTGATTGATAGAATTAAAGAGGATAATGAGTTATTGTTAAATGATGATTTTACAATATCAATTGTTTTTGATGATCATGTTAACTATGAATTTAATGTAGACTTAGATATAACAATAACTATTAAAAAGAAGACGTTAAAATATTTTGTAAAAGAAGAGCATTCTTCTTATGATGAAGCAATGTTGGAATCTTATCTCTACAGAAATACAGTCTTTTCAAAAATATATTCTTACGATTCTGAAAAAGAATCAATTTATAATGAAGTTACAAAAGGAGTTGTTAACTATCTTATAGATTTCATAAAAAATAAAACTAAACAAGGTTAA
- the metF gene encoding methylenetetrahydrofolate reductase [NAD(P)H]: MKITDHIKNANGKTLFSLEVVPPQKGIGIEDLYTNIDPLMEFKPPFIDVTTSREEYIYIDKGNGLMERRITRMRPGTLGICAAIQHKYGVDTVPHLLCGGFTKEETEYLLVDCMYLGIDNIMALRGDAMKGHQYFEATPGGHASAMDLVNQINNLGRGKYLHDEQICDDHNKFCIGVAGYPEKHMEAPSMNYDLKWLKQKVDAGADYIVTQMFFDNKKYIEFVTKAREMGITVPIIPGIKPIATKKHLKLLPQVFKIDLPEDLINAVESAKNNEAVKQIGVEWAISQCKELLDFGVPVLHFYSMGKSDNIKKVAGELF, translated from the coding sequence ATGAAAATCACAGACCATATAAAAAACGCCAACGGCAAAACCTTATTTTCTTTAGAGGTTGTTCCGCCTCAAAAAGGAATCGGGATTGAAGATTTATATACCAACATCGATCCTTTAATGGAATTTAAACCACCATTCATTGATGTGACGACTTCCAGGGAAGAATATATTTACATCGACAAAGGAAATGGTTTAATGGAGCGTCGTATTACAAGAATGCGTCCCGGAACTTTGGGGATTTGTGCGGCGATTCAGCATAAGTATGGAGTTGATACCGTTCCGCATCTGCTTTGCGGAGGTTTTACAAAAGAAGAAACAGAATATCTTTTGGTAGACTGTATGTATCTCGGAATCGACAATATTATGGCACTTCGCGGCGATGCGATGAAAGGGCATCAGTATTTTGAGGCAACTCCTGGCGGTCATGCAAGCGCAATGGATTTGGTTAATCAGATCAACAACTTGGGAAGAGGAAAATATTTGCATGATGAGCAAATTTGTGATGATCACAATAAATTCTGCATCGGAGTTGCCGGTTATCCTGAAAAGCACATGGAAGCTCCGTCAATGAATTATGACCTGAAATGGCTGAAACAAAAAGTAGATGCAGGCGCAGATTATATCGTAACTCAAATGTTTTTTGATAATAAAAAGTATATCGAATTTGTAACCAAAGCAAGAGAAATGGGAATTACAGTTCCTATTATTCCGGGAATTAAACCGATTGCAACAAAAAAACATTTGAAACTGTTGCCGCAGGTTTTCAAAATAGATTTGCCTGAAGACTTAATCAATGCTGTAGAAAGTGCAAAAAATAATGAAGCCGTAAAACAAATCGGTGTAGAATGGGCAATCAGTCAGTGCAAAGAACTGCTTGATTTTGGCGTTCCTGTACTGCATTTTTACTCGATGGGTAAAAGTGATAATATTAAAAAAGTGGCTGGAGAGCTGTTTTAA
- the folE gene encoding GTP cyclohydrolase I FolE: MVDFTDNDDDIFTGKEHTPIREDAFEKSPQEKIEKITELFGEIMETLGLDMTDDSLKDSPKRVAKMYVNEIFGGLLPENKPGISTFSNKYKYRQMLVEKDITVYSFCEHHFLPIIGRAHVAYISNGEVIGLSKINRIVDYYAKRPQVQERLTMQVVDALKEALGTKDVACIIDAKHLCVNCRGIKDTASSTITAELSGIFRTNPITRQEFLHYVGSHAKLD; encoded by the coding sequence ATGGTTGATTTTACCGATAACGATGATGATATTTTCACAGGAAAAGAGCATACGCCGATCCGTGAAGATGCTTTTGAGAAATCGCCACAGGAAAAAATTGAAAAAATAACCGAGCTATTCGGGGAAATTATGGAAACTTTAGGTCTTGACATGACTGATGATTCATTAAAAGATTCTCCAAAACGTGTTGCTAAAATGTATGTTAATGAAATTTTTGGCGGGCTTCTTCCGGAAAATAAGCCAGGAATTTCTACATTTTCAAACAAATACAAATACCGACAGATGTTGGTAGAAAAAGATATTACAGTATATTCGTTCTGTGAACATCATTTTTTGCCGATTATAGGAAGAGCGCATGTAGCTTATATCTCAAACGGAGAGGTGATTGGCCTTTCAAAAATTAACAGAATCGTCGATTATTATGCAAAAAGACCGCAAGTTCAGGAGAGATTGACGATGCAGGTGGTAGACGCGTTAAAAGAAGCTTTAGGTACCAAAGATGTTGCCTGCATTATTGATGCAAAACATCTTTGTGTGAATTGCAGAGGAATAAAAGACACTGCAAGCTCAACAATTACTGCCGAATTAAGCGGAATTTTCAGAACCAATCCTATTACAAGACAAGAATTTCTGCATTATGTAGGAAGTCATGCTAAA